The genome window gggcgttaggtgtcttttatttaatttttatttttattaatatttttttaatttataaacatgcataattttacaaaaaaaaaaaaaaaaaaaaactcaactcccctaagaggggagtgccgccatcgaaatggggtgttaggggagtttaagaggggagttgacgtggcactagttgattggttgggcgtaagagaggggactcacctcttacCTCTTAGGtaagtgccccttacaccctaatgTTGTATCCTGTCTTTTGTGTAACATATCGAAGTTTAGGGATGACCTGTATTCGTTACTCTGCTTTATTGTCTTTATTCCATATCCACAGAAACTCTTGATATAAGTCACTGAGTTAGGGCAGAAACACTTGATATAAGTCACTTAGGGAAAAATAAGTCACTCACAGTCCCACATCGGCTGAGTGAAGAATACATATATGAAGAACTGCCTATATAAACAACGGCCCAATAAAGGAATAAGCATACCTTTCTCGGCCTTTTGGCTAAGATCAAGTGTagggaatgggatcaaatacaaacacttaagtttgtaagaaccataagaaccaatacataactgacaagtgtccatcaataaaaaattagtttaggggtaatttagactttttgaccatatttatttataactaattaaaaataattacaaaaaatataatcagcacaacactatataattagcacaacatcattaatcgttcttcattatcagcacatcgtcctcgaatcgttctccattatcaacataaacgacattagcacaacatcttcaatcgttctccattatcagcacaccagatgtgctgattatatctacttttggtgtttgtttgtattattttgtaattaacacataatcagcaccttattagcacaaatataaaacaccttttgttaacttttttaaaaaaacacttttataaatacaaaaaggtatagcaatatggtactcatattaaagataaaaaaatacttgattttatggtatatatttttaaaaaaaataatgaagtatataaaagttattttagtttaaaaaaccttggtggaatttgtatttaatagaaaatggtcaaatgactagcaattttacaaaattacccctaatttgttagtagtaatttttaattataagagttttatttataatcaatatcaacccttgatttaaattaacaatggttcagatctgttcttacggttcttataattagcactgtttgtacaggatctcaacccgtGTAGTATCTGTTCTTATCAGTTTAATATCTGATATGTGGGCCATCGGCCCACTCGATATTAATCTAATTTTTTATGGGAAAAGGCCCATCACAATAGCTTGCTATTGGGGTCTTTGAGCGTTTGCGTTGCATTACTGCCTAGGCTTGGCGCACCCCTCCAAAACACAGTTAATTTTTTCATTTTCTGCACAGATTTTATCTACTTTTTTTTCCAACCAGACAAGGATTTAACATAAACCCAATTATCCGTGGAATAAGTGTACAAATTCATGATCCTGCTGCTGGTTGCTTTATAACTTTTTCTCATAAAGTATGCAACTCTTGAAATTTTTTCCCTAAGGTCCTCACTGAGTCACAGTTTTGTTTTGACTGTGTTTTAATAAAATTTGGTGTTTACCTTTTGCGTTCACTCAGATCCTCTTTGAGACATATCAAAGGGACTAGGTATCACATATTATTGAGTTCTCAATGCATCTACTTGACTGGTCAAATACATTCTTCTTCTGTTTGTTCCTTGTTCTCTTTGTGGAACTATACAAGGGACTAGGTATCACATATTATTTGGTGTTTACCTTGTTCTCATTGCAATGCTAGTTTATGGACCTTTAAGGAACCCATACTGTGCCTACACGTCATCTAATGAGTTAATGCTTGACCAATGTTTTATTTGCAGGTTCGACCTGGTTCTTCTAGTACATCGTCAGGGTCACCGGATAGAACTCGTTTTTCCCACTCAGAACAGTGGACGAAAGATGTTATTGAGTATTCACAGCATCTTTTGGATGAATTTGTTCAAAAAAGTAATTCCCATTCTACCCTTCATGTTAAGGATCGATCACCCCAGTTTGCTTATGGTGGGTCCATGCTTGTGTGGGTggaactaggggtgcaaacgagccaagcCAAGCCCGAGCTcaattaacttatgagagctcgagtTCGGCTCGTTTGTAGTTTCTTAAGCTActcagctcggctcgtttactgTACAACTTTAAATAAGGGGCAAATGtcattaaatattaataaaactaatattacactaaAGCTCAATAAGGCTCGACGAGCTTTACATACCAGGCTCGAGCCCGGGCTCGATaaataaacgagctttgttttaggctcaagctcggctcgatcTCGATAAGGCTTGAGGCTCGTTTCGATCTTTTTCTCGAGCCTAAACGTTCTGATTACATCAAGATGTTTGTTCTTGATGAGGCTGATGAAATGCTTTCAATGGGGTTCAAGGATCAGGTATGTATGGTCAAATTACGTTTTACTAGTCAGTGTCTAACAAGTGGTTTTTCTTGTTCCAAATCTATGATATCTTCCAGTTGTTGCCATCAAAGGTTCATGTTGGCGTGTTCTCCGCAACAAACCGGTTAGGATTGTTGTGAAGCGTGGTGGACTCACTTTGGAAGGTATCAAATAGTTCTATATGGACTGGAAGCTTGAAACACTCTGTAACCTTTACGAGCATGTTAGTTTTGTGATTTAAAAACATTAGAACTTGTGTTATGTATTATTTTCGAAGTACAGTGAATTTGAAGCaggttttttaatcttttctatGTATTTTTTTCTGATGattttcatgcacttttcagcaaaaaaaaaaaaaaaaaaaaattgatatataATTGAATTTtccagtttttttttattttttaataaatatgTTACAAATGCTTTGCAAATATTTTAAGAGATGGCGTAGGAAATGCGTTACAAATAAATTTCTAACGCCATATTTCCATTGCAAATACGTCACAAATCTTATACAAGAGTAATTAAGGAATCGTAGGAAATGCGTTACAAATAAATTTCTAACGCCATATTTCCGTTGCAAATACGTCACAAATCTTATACAAGAGTAATTAAGGAATCGTAGGAAATGCGTTACAAATTTCCAACACAATATTTCCGTTGCAAATAAGTTGAAATTTGTGTAGTAAATGCGTTACAAAAAGTTTTCCCCGgggctttttccaacattaggtTTTTGTGACAAATGCGTTGCAAATTCAGAATTGCGACACAATTGTGACGGAAAAACACATTAAAAAGTTCCATTTTCTAGTAGTGTTGTGAGCTTGATTGCGTGTAAAATTGGATGAAGTGTGTGTGAAATACGTTGCATATTGTCTGTGTATATAAACAAGTCAATTTGCAAGTGTGTACACCAAAGGCTACTGCCATACACTAATCTATTGCTAGTACGTGTTAAGTTAAAACCCAAGTGGATCGAAGATCAAGTTTCAAGAGAGGTTATGTTAATATTGCTAGGAAACTAAACACTTCTCAGCAGCTGATTCTCGACCCCTAAACCACTATCAGCGCCATCTTATTTACGAGCGCATATTTTGATACTTTCAGCGTTTCTGATCATCCACTCCTCGAATCCTTGGGAAGATGCCAACTCAACCATCATATTTCTAGTAAACCTCCCACATTCTTTCATTGAGATTTCTTCACTTCCAGTTGAACCTTCATCAATCAATACACATATAATGACTAAATGATCCACTGAATAATGTATAATGAGCAATATATCGATTAGTTGACAAATAGTTGCTAGGATAGATAATGAAGTAATAAGTAAACTGAGCATTGGCGTAGCTTAGTGGGGGTGGGAGGGGGcagccgaccccccgaacttttcgctcagtagtggagagtttgtagtttttgtatagaaatttttgggtatatacgttttttaccccccggttttatagaaatttttgggtatatacgttttcgaccccccggtcagaaatctcaagcttcgccactgaaaCTGAGTGTAACAAGTTGCAAGGCAATGCAAGATTTACAATATTCATGGATAACGTACCTTGTTTATGTAGGATCCATGGCCACAACATGGTCATCTTAGATAATATTGGAGCTCtacgagaaaaaaaaaacaaaacaaaaatgataataattacaacaataataacaataaaaataaatgtgTTTGTGTGTTCaggtaaaggatcctgtacattaacccagaagtgtgagaagtgtattataacactatataataacactatataacaccatataaacaccgtataacactatgtaacacgaTATAAaatcatataacactatgtaacactatataacattatataacaaatataacactatattttgtctgatagcatgtctatgatagatgtatagtgttatatattgttacagagtgttacatagtgttatatggtgttatatggtgttacatagtgttatacggtgtttatatggtgttatatagtgttatatatagtgttataatacacttctcacacttttcacacttttgaattaatgtacactatccctaccctgtgtgttcatatatatgtatatccAGTTGGGTTGAAAAAAACTTACATGATAGAAGTAATCGTGTAATAGATGGCTAAACAAGAACCGACTGCTACCATAGGCAAAGAAGTGCCAATATAGCCCTGGTAAAGAACCAAAAGCCTAAGAGGGTAAAACTTTCAACATAGATAATAGAACAATGCATATAAAAAATGATTTAGACAAACAAGTGACCATATCGCTTGCCTTAAAAAGACATGTGAGCGCAAGAACACACATGACCCGCTTGACAGAATGTACTGCCCCATCTTGAGCAAACATGTACCTGGCAAGAAAGTATGAGAACAACAGCTAAAATTTCAATAAACATAGGACTGGTATAGTAAAAGGGGACCCACTTGCTAACCGCGATGAACGATAAAGCAATATAACCTGCAAGCAATCCATGACGCCATCCATGTGCAGGTGACACTGCACGaaaccaaaaaataaataaaatgcagaaaataGAGAGGGGCGGGATTATGACGTCTGGAACAATCATATTTAGCCTCCTCATTTCAAGCTAACTATCTTTCTTGTAATTAGATTACGCATATTCAGAAACTGTGGGAatacaaagtaaaaaaaaaataataagagtAATAACTTGACCTTCATCAAGAGCGACAGTTACAAAGTGGGAAATTCCAGCAGCAAACTTCACATCAACAATTCTTTTCTCATGAGGTGGCATAAAGGAACTCCAGGAACCCTTTTGAATAGCCATCCAATCGTCTTTGTCACATTGGCATAACCCCAACGAATCATTCCTGCAAACAACTTCCTTTGTGAATTCAGAATCATGAAACTTTGGCGTGATAAAAGACACCAACTAGAGATGTCTTACTTACCGATGAAAACAGATCTGAATCATGCTATGGCGTCCATGAGGGATTGATTTTGAGGGAACCACCGTCACTTGATATGTTTTTCCATAACTCTCAACTTTCGGTGTTGGTAGTGCATTGACAGAAACACGTCCGCAGTATTGAAAAGTGCCATGAAGGGGTGAGGGAGTTAAGTCTATTTTCGGATTTGCCATATCAATGCCTGTGGTTTTAAAACAAAGAGGATTCCAGTTATACTCAACTTTATGTGATAAGTAGTAAAAAAACACCCAATTAGACAATAGTTTGGTATTAAGAGTATCCAGAGAAAAAGGACTaccccctaccccccccccccccaaccgcgAGTTAACGTCTATCTATATATGGTATTAACTAACTGCTTAGATCAAAGTTTGGTGTATTCTCCCTAGAAAATACAAATAATTAGCGTAACACTAAACGCTATATAATGAGGAAGGTTACCTACCATGTGAGTGGATTTTGTGCATGCCACAGGCTAGGATAATTGCTTCGTGGATTGCTTCCTTGTGAAGAGCATAATGGTATATGTTGGCTAATGATTGTTTCACGCGGTGCTCGGTTAGAAGACCACAATGCTTTTCAAACAACTTCAACTGCGGCGAAAACAAATCCCATTTAGAAAAGAAACATGCACACATGCAGTGCAGTAGTTAACTTAACTTACGGTTGATTCGAGGCCATGAGGGGGAGGGGGATTTTTGACGTCTCTAACGACACGTAAGGTTGACCAAGCCTTTGTTGGGCCAAAAAGGAGCAGCCCAATCATGTCAATCCTGCTGTCCAGATAGGCtagttttgtgactgcatcaagGATCTCCTTGGCAAATGTGGGTCTATTGGAAGTTGATGAGTTTTTGTACTGCACAATTTGGATGGTATGGATGTCGAATGCACTCAAGTGGATTCCCCAGGTAAAGGTGTTAGTGAGGAGTCAAGTATTCGGTcccaaaaaaaagaaaaaggagaGAAACGAAAACATAAGGCAACATTAGAGTCACAGCTTATAGAAGTTGGTGAAGATATTAGCAAGTTGGCAAAGATGATGATTGAGAAACACACACTTTCTGATGATATGGATGCATGTTTGGAGAAGTTGGAGACATTGGGTTGGGATGAGTCGGATGCGAAATACGAAACAGCGCTTTTGCTTTTTGGTGAGAGTGCCGATCTTAGGAAACTGTGGGTACGTCTTAAGCCGCAGAATTGTGAGAAATGGGTTAAGAATGCGGGAGCGAAGTATGGATTGTTAAACTAAGATTGTGCTTTGATTGTTTTACTTATTTTTTTTTGGGTTAGATGTTATGTTATGGATGTTATGTTTCGGATGTTATGTTTTGGATGTTATGTTATGGATGTTATGTTTTGGATGTTATGTTTTGGATGTTATGTTATGGATGTTATGTTATGGATGTTacgtttatttatgttatgatataattgtttatttatgttatgtttatttatgttatgatataattgtttatttatgttatgataGGTACCTTATGGATCCGGATGATGAGATTATAGTTATCATGATTTTTTGTTGGTATTGGGTTTCATTAGCCTCGAGAATAAATGTTGAAAGGATAAGAGACTTGAATTCGGCATTAACCGGTCATGAATACACGCAAGAATTATTGCATGGTACTTCTACACAATGTCATGAGATGATGCGTCTTTCACGTGATGCATTTATACTATTGTGCAAtcattttaaacaaaaaaattgggtGCAAAGTAGTAGGTCAATAAGCTTGGAAGAAAAGTTGGCTATGTTTTTGATGGTCATTGGACATAATGAACGTTTTCGAATGGTTAAACGAAGGTTCCAACACTCAACGGAAACAATTCATAGATGTTTTCATGAGGTCCTAAAGGCAATGATGAATTTCGCAAGAGAAGTTATAGTTCCAACATCTTCTAATGTAAGCGCAAATAACTCCGAACGACATAGAAGGCTAAAAGAAATATTTCCTGGAGCAATAGGTGCCTTAGATGGAACTCTTATACATGCGATCGTGCCTGTTGATCAACAGACTCGTTACAGGGGAAGAGGAAAAGGTGAATGCTTTCAAAATGTATTAGCAATTTGTGACTTTGATATGATATTCACATTCGTATGGGCCGGATGGGAGGGCATTGCACATGATTCACGAGTTTTAAAAGAAGTTGCATTCAACCCAAATTCCGGCTTTCCTTTTCCGCCACCAGGTTTTTAACCAATCTTCAATgttcatttcatacattatttgttttttatttgataGTTTTGATACAGATAAGTATTACCTTTGTGACGCTGCATACACCAACACTCGTGGATTTATGACTCCCTACCGTGGTACGAGGTATTGGTTAGCCGATTTTAGACGACAACGTGCGTTAACTAAGGAAGAAAGATTCAATCATGCTCACGCACAACTCAGAAATGTCATTGAACGTGCATACGGTGTTCTAAAGGCGAGATTCCCAATCCTAAAGCAAATGGCTCCCTTTTCTTTTCCAATACAAAGAGACATTGTGATTGCTTGTTTCGCCGTCCATAATTTTATAAGGAAATGCAATATTTATGATCAGTTATTTATGGACTATGATGAGAACACGATGTTTCATGAAATGCAAAGTGGGGAAAATGATGGCCTGCTAGTTCAAGACATAGAGTGGGGTTCACAAGGTATTGACTACATGACTTCTTTACGTAACCAGATTGCTAATCAGTTGCTTTCAAATGAATCAAATTAAAATTGTATGTAGAGTTGTGTTATTTGTATTTGGATTTCGTATGTTGTGTTGTTTTGTATTTGGATTTAAAGGATTGATGTGTAATTTGGATTTTCTAAGgcgttttgtatttttcttttagAAATTTTCATAAATCTGTACACTATTCAGAGCTCTTGCCAAACAGATACATTTCATTCAGCACATAATAGTTCAGaggggtaaaatagtcattctaCACAGTCATTCAGAGATACAACCAAacagctcttaatggttcagcacttactggttcagagcctcttacccattcaggcctcttactggttcaacacttactggttcaacacttgccaaacagcccctaagtgtgTATTTACCATACCatgaataataatgataataataaaagTTACTTGTTGATACAAATGCAAAAGATGAGCATCTCTCGGGTGTATAGGGTTAGACATGGCTCGTACGGCATCCCATCTGATGCGGTTCTCCTCCTCATCAAGATGTGACTCATACAACATGAGTTCTGAGGCTGAGGGTGGGTGTGGAAGTAGGAACGTCACCATCGTCACTATGGTGGCCATGAATATTATTGTAAGATGAAGCAACACACGGGACCTCCACATTAGACAGTTGAACAAGGTATACTTATATATCCTTTGCATAACAACAATCAATCAAAATACTAAACTTACTGTCAATCAAACACACAACAATTTGCATATAATCTATACTAAATACAAGACTTCCATTCCGCGGCACGCCCGTTCGTTGTTGGGCTGGCCTTCTTGTTTAAAACGAAGTCCCTTTTTGATGTTAAACTAGGTTTAGACCGTGCGTAATCGTAAAAAATGGGGCGTTTTTAACCCTCAAAACGCCCAAAAAATGCCTGGCGACAGCCCccggggcgttttttttttttttaattttggctGTTTGGCGTTGTATATTCCACGCCCAAGCCCCATTTTGATGGTCCAATCACATTTAACCCTCTTCTTCTTTAGCCAATCAATTTTTTGaatggtttttttatttatttaattatttacacCCCTTTTAAATGCCCACATCCCCAGTAcactcattttagaaaaacgcccatTTGCTGACTAGGACGACACGTGGCGTACAACGCCCAAGggtggggcattattcaccccaaccactacgcatggtcttatgCCCCGTCCATGTTGTGGGTTGGAAAGCCGGATATTTCTCAGTTTGATAAGATGTACGTCTGTGTTTGAGATACTTGTACACACTACTCATAACACAATGCCAATAAAAATTACATCGATATGTAGATAAATATACGGTCATCAAATAAATTTTTTTccttttgagtaaattacaaaaatcgtctttTATGTTGACATCAGATTGCAAACTATGTTTTTTGTCTTTAAATTTGGCAGGATTCATACTTTATGTTTACAAAACCTTGCACAGTATATCCTTTATCTCTAACTCAGTTAAACTTTAATGTTAAATCTGACAAAATGAACCCtgcataagggtattttggtcattttaacctAAACGCTAAAATAAAAATCATAATcacaaaaaataatatatatatatatatatatatatatatatatatatatatatatatatatatatatatatatatatgtaggggaaggttcattggggaacactaaaaaagtggggaacagcggggaaccggttcaaacgaactccgattggactcattccagcggcgttggaaccggctcgtcgaaccctaactaagatctcttaaccctaaaccctaaatcctaactcctaaactctaaaccctaaagctaaataaatgaggctaaaacctaagctaaaccgtaaaatctaaactataaaccctaaaggctaaacctaaagctaaaccctatagctaaaccctaaagctaaaccctaaagctaaatgagtccaatcggagctCGTTTGAGTcagttccccactgttccccacttttttagtgttccccaataaacctcacactatatatatatatatatatatatatatatatatatatagggtagggttcatgcgagaaccacccttattgcgagaaccgcgagaaccaatgtgaacatgaggcaattttgtaaataccaAACAACTTTAAAAAGCCCGCTTACCTGCTTCCATTTATTATCGGACTTCAAACAAAACTTAAATTACATTTAATACAATCTTCACGTCCACTATCATATTTATCATCTGAACTGTGATTACATCCAAATATCTCAACATTTCTCAACCTGATTCTCTCAACAATTCCTCAATTACAATCGATTTCATCATCGTCTGGAATACATCATCACTTCAGCATCATCAGTTCACCATATCGAAGCATCTGGATTGAGATTGTATCTC of Helianthus annuus cultivar XRQ/B chromosome 1, HanXRQr2.0-SUNRISE, whole genome shotgun sequence contains these proteins:
- the LOC110928729 gene encoding uncharacterized protein LOC110928729, with the protein product MCACFFSKWDLFSPQLKLFEKHCGLLTEHRVKQSLANIYHYALHKEAIHEAIILACGMHKIHSHGIDMANPKIDLTPSPLHGTFQYCGRVSVNALPTPKVESYGKTYQVTVVPSKSIPHGRHSMIQICFHRNDSLGLCQCDKDDWMAIQKGSWSSFMPPHEKRIVDVKFAAGISHFVTVALDEGQVITLIIFFLLCIPTVSEYA
- the LOC110873414 gene encoding uncharacterized protein LOC110873414 isoform X1, with the translated sequence MIFCWYWVSLASRINVERIRDLNSALTGHEYTQELLHGTSTQCHEMMRLSRDAFILLCNHFKQKNWVQSSRSISLEEKLAMFLMVIGHNERFRMVKRRFQHSTETIHRCFHEVLKAMMNFAREVIVPTSSNVSANNSERHRRLKEIFPGAIGALDGTLIHAIVPVDQQTRYRGRGKGECFQNVLAICDFDMIFTFVWAGWEGIAHDSRVLKEVAFNPNSGFPFPPPDKYYLCDAAYTNTRGFMTPYRGTRYWLADFRRQRALTKEERFNHAHAQLRNVIERAYGVLKARFPILKQMAPFSFPIQRDIVIACFAVHNFIRKCNIYDQLFMDYDENTMFHEMQSGENDGLLVQDIEWGSQGIDYMTSLRNQIANQLLSNESN
- the LOC110873414 gene encoding uncharacterized protein LOC110873414 isoform X2; translation: MIFCWYWVSLASRINVERIRDLNSALTGHEYTQELLHGTSTQCHEMMRLSRDAFILLCNHFKQKNWVQSSRSISLEEKLAMFLMVIGHNERFRMVKRRFQHSTETIHRCFHEVLKAMMNFAREVIVPTSSNVSANNSERHRRLKEIFPGAIGALDGTLIHAIVPVDQQTRYRGRGKDKYYLCDAAYTNTRGFMTPYRGTRYWLADFRRQRALTKEERFNHAHAQLRNVIERAYGVLKARFPILKQMAPFSFPIQRDIVIACFAVHNFIRKCNIYDQLFMDYDENTMFHEMQSGENDGLLVQDIEWGSQGIDYMTSLRNQIANQLLSNESN